In Penaeus monodon isolate SGIC_2016 chromosome 41, NSTDA_Pmon_1, whole genome shotgun sequence, a single genomic region encodes these proteins:
- the LOC119598525 gene encoding LOW QUALITY PROTEIN: maternal embryonic leucine zipper kinase-like (The sequence of the model RefSeq protein was modified relative to this genomic sequence to represent the inferred CDS: substituted 1 base at 1 genomic stop codon), with the protein MLLEKEIVGLVSAGSLLGMGAYGTAFRIRYEGRDAVVKMAGSRKYAPLFREEVQILVDLKGLGGAPRLLTKCCDYPGFVMEFCAGKTLTAMIKDAAPVGTLLRGIHDLALKVQEIHQAGYAHNDLKPDNVILETRRDGAVRARVIDLGLCTRLGVSPGFXGEPKAHRHVAPELLQMGIATVESDTFSLGVILCVVLRTYVSSFPDDFELLHLARAMVCPDPHWRPRFRLCLDVLADAARQE; encoded by the coding sequence ATGCTGCTCGAAAAGGAAATCGTCGGTTTGGTGTCCGCGGGAAGCCTCCTGGGCATGGGCGCCTACGGCACGGCCTTCAGGATACGCTACGAGGGCAGAGACGCCGTGGTCAAGATGGCCGGGTCAAGGAAGTACGCCCCGCTGTTCCGGGAGGAGGTGCAGATCTTGGTGGATCTGAAGGGCCTCGGAGGGGCGCCCCGACTCCTGACCAAATGCTGTGACTATCCGGGATTCGTGATGGAATTCTGCGCCGGGAAAACCCTCACGGCCATGATCAAGGACGCGGCCCCCGTCGGCACCCTCCTGCGGGGGATCCACGACCTGGCGCTGAAGGTCCAGGAGATCCACCAGGCGGGCTACGCCCACAACGACCTCAAGCCGGACAACGTGATCCTGGAGACGAGACGCGACGGCGCCGTCCGGGCGCGAGTGATTGACCTCGGCCTCTGCACGCGCCTCGGCGTGAGCCCCGGCTTCTAGGGGGAGCCCAAGGCCCACCGCCACGTGGCGCCCGAGCTCCTCCAGATGGGCATAGCCACCGTCGAGTCGGATACCTTCTCCCTCGGCGTTATCCTGTGCGTGGTCCTGAGGACGTACGTCAGCTCCTTCCCCGACGACTTCGAGCTGCTGCACCTGGCGCGGGCCATGGTCTGCCCCGACCCGCACTGGCG